The window ATGCTCCGAGTTTTTGTTTCACGGTATCAGGTACTATAAATTCTTCAAGAAAGAAAAATTCATAGTCAGGATTATTTGGATAAGGCTTCTTAGAAGAGAGCCCTTTTTCATTACCATATCCGTAAACAGCTTTTTTCCCCGGTACTATTTTTTTTGCACAAATTTTTACTTTGTTGACGTTATAAGTGCTTGTAACAAATTCTACTGTATCAGGTATTATGACTAAATCCCATGGAATCTCATCACCATCACCATTTTCATTAGCCAGTCTTGACATTCTCTCCTGAGTGAAACAAATTCCTTTGACCGGTAGATTTTCAATTTCTGCAGGAAAATATAAAACATTGGATTTCGGCATATAGAACATTTTGTCTTGGCTATTTGCCTTTTTTTCGTATGCTTCTTGTCTAAATCCTGTTATAACCACCCCGGTACCATCTCCAGTTAATTCATACTGAAAGTAATCCGATGGCCATGGTTTTGCATTTTTAACCTGCTTACTTGTATTTGTATTGCCATCTTCATTACATGAAGCCAATACAACCAACATTCCAAATAGCATCATAAAGATTTCTATTGGTTTTTTGTACATAATAACCCTCCATACTTAGTTATTAATTTTTATCCTTTTTTCATTATACCCCCCATTTTTTGTCAACCCTATTGACAATTTTTTTTATATTTTTTGAAAATACGGATGGCGTATTGTTTATCCTTTTCAAGTTCGGAAGGTACAAAGAATTCCACCACCGAAGAAAAATATGTTCAGGTAGTTGCAGTCGGGTTCAATACCCTTCGTTACGACGTAGGCGTCGGGGTATTAAACCCTCCGCACGAATAAAATCGGTACGGGTATTTGCTTCATCATAAGCAGATGTATTGTACTGCCTTTTATTCAGTTCAAAAAGGTCAGTCAACTTTGTAAGACCTATTTTATGTTCATCTAAAATATTCATAAGTAACTCCGTAAAAGGCCTAATTGTCTTTGATTATACCACTATCCATCCCCATTTTCAATTGACTTAAAAAACTATTTGGAGTAAAATAATTTACTATGAAAAAGCGTATCTTTTTAGACAATGCGGCCGGAGCCTTTCCTAAGACACCCGGTCTCGATCAAGCTCTTGCGATGGCATTAAATATGGGAACGGGAAATATTAACCGCAGTACCTACACCGAAACCGAGGAAGCAGGGCTTGCCGTCATCGAAACAAGAGAACTTTTATGTAAGCTCTTTAATTTTCAGCCGGCAACCCATGTTATTTTTACATCGGGAGTTACGGCAAGTCTAAACTATATTATCAAGGGATTTCTCAAATCGGGCGACAGAGTTTTAACAAGCTCCTTTGAACATAATGCCGTAATGCGCCCTCTGGTTCAAATGGAAAAAATAGGCGTAAAGATTGACCGCGTTCCTGCAATCTTAAAAAACGGAGGAACCTTTGTAGATACATCCTTAATCGAATCTATGATAAGGCCTGAAACCCGCCTTGCCGTTTTTTCACATGCTTCAAATGTAACGGGCTTTATTCAACCGATAGAAGAAATTGCCTCAATCTTAAAAAAGCACAATATTCCTTTAGTAATAGACGGTGCCCAAAGTGCAGGCCACATTCCCGTCGACCTTACACAATTAAACCCGGCAGCCTTTTGCTTTACGGGACATAAGGGGCTACTCGGCCCCCAAGGAACGGGCGGCATCTTATTCGATAAGGATTTTGCAAAAGAGGTTGAGCCCCTCATCACAGGCGGAACAGGAAGCGCATCCGATTCGGAAGAAACTCCCTCCTTTATGCCCGATAAATTCGAAGCCGGAACTCAAAACATAATCGGAATTGCAGGTCTTCACCACAGCCTGAAATGGCTGGATGCTTTCGGAATTCAAAACATTCATAAGCGAGAACAAAAATTGCTTAAACTATTTTTGGACGGAATAAAAGGCCTTCCGATAAAAATAGCGGGAGGAGAATCAGCCGAAAACAGGGTCGGAATTGTTTCGATAGACTTTTCCGAATTTATGGACAATGCTGAAGCCGGTGCCTCTCTCGAAGAAAAATACGGCATCCTTACCCGCTGCGGCCTCCATTGTTCGCCTTCGGCTCATAAGTCCATCGGCACCTTTCCGCAAGGCACGGTAAGATTTTCGACAGGCCCCTTTACAATAGAAGAAGAAATTGAAACGGCAATAAGGGCAATAAAGGAGCTTTGCCCAAGGGCTTAACTCACCCTAAGAATTTTTTCGTCCCTCTTGGTAACAAGGCCTATAATGGCAGGTTTGCCGCAGGGAGTATTTTCCAAAGCTTGAGACAGTTCCTCGTAAAGAGCAGCAGCATCTTCCTTGTCTACCGAAATCAAAAGCCCTCCCGAAGTTTGAGGATCGAACATCAGGTCTTGATATGCAAGGGGAACATTTTCAAAGACAATATTATCTCCGACAAAATTTCTATTGGAGTAAACTCCTGCCGGCATCATACCCATTTCGGCACTTTCAATTACGGATTTATAAATAGGAACGGATTTATAATCGACTTCAATGCTCATACCGCTTCCCTTCCCCATCTCATAAAGATGACCGAGAAGACCGAAACCTGTAATGTCGGTACAGGCATTTATCTTGTATTTTACCATGATATTGCGGGCCTTCGCATTTAAAAAAGCCATAATCTTATAACAGCGGTCAAGTTCTTCCGGCGGCGACATGTCGGCCTTTGAAGCCGTAAGTAAAATACCCGTGCCGATAGGCTTAGTCAAAATTAAAACATCGCCTTCCTTTGCTGTCGAATTTTCTAAAATCTTTTTAGGATGAACAAAGCCGTTTACAGCCAAACCGTACTTGGGCGAGTCATCATAAATGGTATGTCCTCCGCAGACAATGGCACCGGCCTCATAAACCTTATCGAAACCGCCGCGTAAAATTTCTTTTATCATATCTTCAGGCATATCCTTGGTAATACAAAAAAGATTTAGGGCGAGCTTAGGCTCCCCGCCCATCGCATAAATATCGCTTAAAGAATTTGCGGCGGCAACTTGCCCGAATATGTAGGGATCGCCTGAAACCGGCGGAAAAAAATCTATAGTAGATATAAGAGCCGTTTTATCGTTTATCTTATAGACGGCAGCATCATCTGAAGTATTAAAACCTACGAGTAAATTATCGTCATTCCTTACGGAAAAATTTTTTAAAAGTTTATCGAGTGCACCCGCACTCAGCTTTGCACCTCAGCCCGGATTTTTTGCAGCTTTTAATAAATCGAAATCTTCATTAATAAGTGAACAGCTCATATCAGCCTCCTGAATAATTAAGAAGCCTCTAAAAACATCGGTTTTTAGAGGGTCTCCTTAACCTTATTTGCGATGTTTAAAATTAAGTCATCAAAATATAAGGACTTAATTTTAAACTCGTCGGCCATCTTTAAAAATCCGACAAGATTTTTAAAGATGGCCATAGTATCTCATAATTTTAACTTATGGTCAAGATAAAAAAAAGAGCTATTGAACATTTAATTATATAAGAGTATACTATTGCTAACAAAATCTTGTTTACGGAGGAATATGATAAAAATGAGTAAAAAGATAAAAGCTATAGGATTCTTTGTAACAGCTATTTTAGTATTTGCTTTTGCTTGCGAACCGGAGATGCTTTACGGGACTGCAAAGGTAGCTGGCTCGACCCCTGCCGGTACTAATTATGAATATGGATATTCAGTATGTATCGATGTAACCGTTGATGACCAAGGTAAAATCATCAAAGTAAGTGATGACGAGAAAAACACGGAGGCATCTATCGCAGCAGATGTTATAGGAGCTGCAGCAAGCAACAAAGCTTACTGGAAAAAATATTTGTCAGGAAAAGGTTTTGAAAAGTATAAAAACCTTACCATAGAAGATGTCAAAAAAATGAATGTCGGTTTCCCCGGAGCTCCGGGAGTTGATGCCGTAGGAGGAGCCACAGCAGCTTCCCTTGCGGTAAAAAATGCGGTTTTACAGGCTTTGGTGCTTGATGCTTCACTTAAGGAGCTTGTAAACTATAAAAATCCCGACAATTATAAAAAGGGAGAACAAAAAAAGTTGGAAAAAATCGTTAAAGAAGGAAGAACCCATCTTGAAACTTTAGAAACTTATGAAGAAATAGAAAAGGCTCTTGCAGAATTAAAACAAAAACTGGATGCGTTAAAAACAAAATAATCAACTAATAAAAAGCGGCGGCAGTATTGGTGGAAGCCACCCAAATCGGAACTTCCATAACACTGCCGCCTTTAATCGCACTATCGGAAGCCTATAAAAACATCAGTTTTTATAGGCTTTCCTTAAATTTAATTTACGATGTTTTTCATAAGTCATTGATATATAAAGACTTATGAAAAACTCGTTGGTCATCTCTAAAATCCAACAAGGTTTTTAGAGATGACCGATCACACTTCAACGTACTTGCCGTCTTCACTTAAATAATAAAAAGCATCGTAATCAAATTGACTAAAATAATCTTTATCAAAAGCAAGGCCTTCTTTAAAAATCAATTTTAATGCAGTGCCGCAGCTTGAACTTACAGAGCGCGGCACCGGAACCAATTTTGCAGTCAACTCTCCTGTCTTAGCATTATCCGTTTTGTTCACGGCTCTCATGCAGACAAGAGAATCATAATGTGTATGAAAGGTAATTAAATACTCTTTCATTATTTTGATACGGCAATTTTCCAGCCGTCATCGCTAGGTTCAATCTTTGTTTTAGCCTTTGCATTATCGCAAAAGCGTTTTATATTTTCTTTTGATGTTTCGTTATCTACCAACACAACGAAGGCAGAATTTACAGCAAGAGCTTTTTTGGTTAAAACCACTGGCTCAGGGCAAGCAAGTCCTCGAGCATCTACAATAATATCAGACATAATCTTCTCCTAATAAAAACTTATTTATTTTTCAAAGAATAATAGATACTTACAAAAGCTGTAAGAATCAAACCTACAACAACAGCTATCATTCCGGCACTTGTCGGACCCTTACCGGAAGAAGCCAGGCCGAAGTTATGGGCAAAGGCAGCACCGGCGATAAGTCCTACAACAGTAATTGCTGAATCGCTGTTTCCTTCACCCGTCAATATGAGCTGTCTTAAAGGACAGCCGCCCAAAAGAACGCTTGCCCAGCCGACTAAAACCATTCCAAGGGCATTCCATAAGCCGTCTGTGTGGGCTACGGGCTGGCCGGCAAAACCTAAATTGAACTTACCTAAAATTAACGAACCTACTACAACAGTTACCAAAATAGTAAGGCTTCCCCACAATAGGTGAAAATCTTTAAGCATGATTGCATCTCGAATTCCTCCTACAGTACACATTCTGCTTCTTTGAGCAAGACCGCCTACAACAAGACCTATAGCCAAGGCCAAGAAAATCGGAGCCTTCATAGAGCCGGGGCCCTTTTCGCTAAAAGCAAGAGCTGAGGGGAAAGCAACCAAGAGTACAAAGAAAATAATCATAAAGATTATAGGAATTACACCTTCTTGCTTTGACTGATTATGAGCCCTGCTAAGAGAAAAGTTTTTATTTAAGAAGAAGATACCGATTACAATTCCGGCAATAAAGCCTACCAAACCGAAAACAGCATTTAAATCTCCTGCTCCCAAGCGTAAAAACATTCTCAAAGGACAACCTAAGAAAACCAAGGCTCCTATCATAACAAAGAAACCTAGAGTAAATCGTGTAAAGGCAGCAGAACCGCCTCTCGGCTTAAATTCTTTTTTTACAAAAGCCAGTACAAAGGCCCCGATTATAAGACCGATTACCTCAGGTCTCATATACTGAACAACTCCTGCATTATGCAGTTTTAAGGCGCCGGCAATGTCCCGCAAAAAACATGCAATACAAAAACCCATGTTTCCCGGATTTCCGAACCTAACCAATACGAGGGCCGCAATACCGATCACGGCACCTGTAACAATAACCATGAGATGTTTTTTCATAAACTCTCCTCCATTTAAAAAAGATTGGGAGATAACGAGTTTTTCAAAATAAATTTACAAAAAGGCTATAAAGACAATTTTGAAGGAATCAAAAAGAAGGCGGCGGAAAAAGCAAAATTCGCAAAAGGTCCTTCGTTTTTGTTTCCGTATTATAAGCCGGAAGTAAAATTACCTCGAAGATATAAACTCATTTACGCATTTCGATCTCCCATAACTAAAGTATAAACCATAACGATTTATCGGGTATAATTTTAGCAAAAAGAAAATAAAATGTCAACATATTAAAAAAAATTAAGATTTATTATTTAATTTAAAAAGGCTGCAAGAGCCGTACCCAAGGTTACAGCTTCATCATTTGTTTTAAGGACAAAGTAAATTCCTCTTTTTTCGGTTAAACAGGTGTGTAAACTCTTAAAGATTCTTTCTTTAATCAAAAAACCTTTTAAAAACATCGAGCCGTCGGCACTTATACAGATGGGCTTATCCGGCGATTTACCCTTACCGGTTTTTATACAAGCGGCAGCAATTACGGCAGCTGAAAGCCTTCCGGCTCTCTCAAAAAAACATTTACATATGGAATAGATTTTAACATAGTCTTCCGAAACCGAATGAGCTTCGATTATACCGGAAAAAATATTTTTATCGTGATTTTGTTCCTTTAAAAATAAAGAAATCTCTTCAGTTGAAAAATCACAGGAATTTAAAAGCATCTTGTTGACCCTCGGTGAAAAAATTCCTTCGGCAGAACCCGCCCTTAAAGCGATTGAACAAAGCTCTCCAAGATAGCGTCCTGAACACATTCTTTCTAAAAAATACTCGTTTTTTAAATTGGAATTTTCGGATAAGATTTTATCGAATTTACTTTGAGGAATCTTATTGCTCTTTCCAGACTCGCATACGATTATCTGAGGTTTATCGTAAAATTCGGTAGTTTTGAGTTTTTCAATTTTTCCGTATTCGATATATGCAGAATTTAGGCCCGTTCCTAGAACAAAGCCTATGTGAGAGTCAAAGCCCTGATCGTCGGTTTCAGAAAAAATTCCTGACTGGAGAACTGCAGCGGTATCGTTCACCATTATAATTTTTTTTATTTTTTTCCAACCCTTACGAGATAAGGCTTGAAAAAGTCCCTCATTTATTTTGCAATCGCCGATATAGGGCAGTTTTATTTCTTTTGAAAGCTTAATAGCCTGCCCGCCGCCGTCAGGAAAAATCTTTATGGCATAGGAAAAGCAAAAAGAAATCATATCAGACTCATCTTTTAAAGGTTCTAAGTATTCGGCAATGCTGTCAAAGAACTCTTCATTAGTCATTTCCCTGTCAAGAGCAGGCATCGGATGCTTAAAAAAAGAAAGAATTTCAGGCACTCCTTTTTTGTCAAAATAGACAATGCCTGCCCTAAAATTAGTACCTCCGGCATCGATGATTATTACCTTTTTATCCTTAGGGATATCGGTGGGAAGATTTTTCCATAAGGGAATCATATCCATAGAAGAAACAGACTCAGCTTCGCTTTCCAATCCTTTTTTCATATCTTCCAAAAGGATTGAAGCTGCATATTCGATATCAATTTTATAATCAAAATTATTTCTCTTAAAAAAATCGTCGATCTCTTTCATTTAAATAATTCCCTTAAAACTTAAGTGTAGAAGCAAAAAGCAGACCAGCTTATTTAATCGCTTTCTTTAGAGCTTCCGTCTTGTCGGTTTTTTCCCATGAGAATTCGGGGCGTCCGAAGTGGCCATAGGCTGCCGTTTCTTTATAGATGGGGCGTTTTAAATCCAGAGTCTTTATAATGCCTGCAGGAGACATATCAAAAACCTCTTTTATTGCCTTTTCTATTTTTTCTTCAGGAACTTCACCCGTTCCGAAGGTATCAACTCTTACGGCGACAGGGAATGGAACTCCGATTGCATAGGCTAACTGAACTTCGCAGCGGCGTGCAAGATCTGCAGCTACTACGTTTTTTGCAATGTATCGGGCCATGTAGGCAGCAGAGCGGTCAACCTTTGACGGGTCCTTACCCGAAAAAGCTCCTCCTCCATGTCTTCCCATTCCGCCGTAGGTGTCTACTATTATTTTTCTTCCGGTAAGACCTGTGTCTCCAAAAGGGCCTCCTATAACAAAGCGGCCTGTAGGATTGATAAAATACTTGGTATCATCGGCCAAAAGTCCGGTCGGTCCCAAAACAGGCTTAATAACCCGATTGATTAGAGTATCTTTTAACTCATCATATTGAACATCGGGATAGTGCTGATGAGAAAGAACAACCGTGTCTATCTTGATAGGCTTAAAGCCCTCATATTTTACGGTAATCTGGGTTTTTGAATCTGGCCTGAGCCAAGGAATAACCTTTTCCTTTCTGAGTTTTGCTGCATACCTCAATACAGAATGAGAAAACATAATGGGAGCAGGCATCAGTTCAGGAGTTTCCTTGCAGGCAAAACCGAACATCATACCCTGATCTCCTGCCCCCTGCTGGCCCTTATATTCATCAAGTCCCGTACCGTCTACCCCTTGCGAAATATCTGGGGACTGTGAGTGAATCATATTCATAACAGCCATAGAATGGCAGTCCAAACCGAAATCGGTATTTGTATAGCCGATTTCTTCAGCGATAGACCGTGCAATCTCCTGAATATCTACATAGGTGTTAGTTGTTATCTCTCCGCCGACAAGAACCAAGGCGGTAGAGGCAAAGGTTTCACAGGCTACATGGCTTTCAGGGTCGTCCCTTAAACATGCATCTAAAACTGCATCCGAAATTTGATCGCAGAGCTTATCGGGATGCCCTTCACTTACCGACTCTGACGTAAAATAATTTATATCGTTTTTCATATTAACCTCATCATTTTAACAATATTTTAGAAGAATATTATACTATAAAGTTTAAAGCTTTTTCAAGCTATAAAGAAAATACTGAACTTTCTTTTCTAGGCTTTTTCTTTTTTTAAAAAAGAAAGCTTTGTTTCCGAAATTATTATCGCTATAAAGATTAAGATAAAACCGAAAACCGAATAAACATCAAGACTTTCACCCTTAAATATAACCGAAAAGATAATTCCGAAAATCGATTCAAGACCTAAGATAATGGCGGCACTTGAAGCATCTGTATGCTTTTGGCCTATATTTTGTAAAAGAAGAGCCAGCCCTGTACAAATTGCAGCAAGATAGAGCACGGAGCCGACAGATGAGTAAGACCAAACTATTGCACTATTATCTTCAAAAATAAGAGTTACAAGCCATGAAAGAATTGCAGCCGCTCCGAATTGGATAATAGTCATAAGAATGGGATCCTTTCTTTTGCTTAATCGTGTAATACTTACAATGTGGCTTGCAAAAAGAAGACCGCTTAAAAGAGCATAAAAATCTCCCAGCGTTATTCCTACAGAGGATGAAAGAACCAAGTCTTTAAAAGATACAAGACCTATTCCCAAAATACACAAAACGGCAGCAGAGGCGTTGTACCTATCGGGACGAATCCTGTTTACAAGCCAACCCAAAAAGGGTACGATTACGCAATAAGAAGCAGATAAAAAGGCGCTTCGTCCGGGGAGCCCGCCGGCAGTCGTAACGCCGAAGGTTTGACTGGAATAAGCAATAAACAGAAAAAAGCCTACAATTCCTCCGTTTATAAGATAATCTTTGTCTATGAGTTTTAATTTTTTATAAAACACAAGACAAAGCAAAAAACAGGCAATAGAAAATCTTAAGCCCAATAAAAAATTAGGTTTAAAAAAATCCGTAGTTTCGCTTACAACAACAAGAGAACTACCCCATACTATTGCAACAATCAAAAGGGCTAAACGCGATAAAACATTAATCTTGGTATTAGTCAAAATAAATTCCTTTGCATCGTCAGTAAAACGGCAAATGCAAAATGCCTCAAAAAGTCCGGGAACGAGCTTTCCTTTTTGAAAAGGTGTATTATATGATAAGTCCGCATTATACAGAAAAACGAAAAAAAAGACAAGCCGGAATTTATACAAACAAAAAATCGTCCTATGTTGAAACACAGTGATAAAGTCCCCTTGTAAGCACCGTTAAAATGTCCCCATAATAAATTGTGGAGATGACGGTGATGGAAGAAAAATTAAATATGGGAAAAAAGGAAAGAACAAGGGGAAAAATACTGGCAATGGTAGTAGAGCGTCAAATAACCTTAAAACAAGCAGCCATAAAAATGCAGGTATGTTACAGACAAGCAAAGCGTATTTACAAAAGGTATTTGGAACAAGGAGATAAAGGTCTTTTGCATAAAAGTCTAGGAAAACCTTCCTCAAAAAGAGTCGATGAAAATATAAAGAAAAAATGCTTGGAACTGTACGCTGAAAAATATCATGATTTTGGTCCTACTCTGGCAGCAGAAAAACTTGAAGAACTTGATGGGATAAAAATAAATCATGAAACGCTTAGGCGATTACTAATCAAAGCAGGTCTTTGGAGTAGAAAACGGCGAAGGAACATTCATCGAAGTAGAAGAGAAAGAAGAGAATGTTTTGGACAGATGCTTCAATTTGACGGAAGTCATCATAAATGGTTTGAGCAAAGAGGACCTAAATGCTGTTTAATGAATATAGTCGATGATGCAACAGGAATGACACAGTCGTTTTTGACGGAACAAGAGACAACGGAAGCTGCTATGAGGCTTTTATGGGGCTGGATAGACTGTCATGGGATACCTCAAGCGGTATGTTGTGATAAAAAAAATGCTTATGTTATTACACGGGAGCCAACTATGTCAGAAATAATAAAAAATGTAAGGCCTAAAACCCCGTTTCAAAAAGCTTGTGAAAAACTTGGAATACAAATAATAGTGGCTCATTCGGCTCAATCTAAAGGCCGTGTAGAAAGGAATCATAGTGTTTATCAAGACAGATTTGTAAAAGAATTACGCCTTGCAAAAATAAATACTATTGAAAAGGCTAATGCTTTTTTACAAAAAGAGTATTTACCGAAAATAAATAAAAAGTTCGCCATTGCACCTTTAGACTCACAAGATGGGCATGCTCCTTGTCCAAGTAAAGAACAGCTTGCTAATATTTTCTGCTATGAAGAACAAAGGGTTGTAAGTAATGATTTTGTTATCAGGTATGAAAACAGACTTTTTCAAATAACAAAATCGAACCGTAATATACCGAGACCTAAAACAAACATATTGTTAAGAGAACTCTTGGATGGAACCATAAAACTAATATGGAACAACAAAGAGCTTGATTTCTTAGAAATAACTAAAGAGTATCTTAAGGAGGTAAAATTATCATAACCGGCATAACAAAAGGGGACATTTCTATGGTGCTAAAACAGGGGACATTTCTATGGTGTATTGACAAACAAAAAATCGTCCTATTGACATATTCTTATATTTTCTATATAATCGACTCTTAATCCTAAAGCCGGAGGGGGTGAAAAAAGAAATGGCATATGTAACAATTGACGATTCAGAGCATCTTGAAAAAGCTCTAAAAAGATTTAAGCGTCAAGTCGAAAAAGAAGGTATTATCCGCGAATGGAAAAAGAAGGAATTCTACGAAAAACCTTCCACTGTTTTAAACAGAAAGAATAAGGCCCTCCGCCGAAAACTTATGAAAAAAACAAGACGCTCACGCGATTCAAAGAGCTATTAATGGAAAAGAGCTTGCGGTTTCAAACTTGAACCCAAGCTCTTTTTTTATCTAAGCTCTTTTTCCATATAAATATAACCGTCCTCTCCCTCTTTTTTTAAAATATGCTCAGGTACCTTAGAGGCGGAAAAACCTAATCTTTTATAAAGTTTGATTGCTTTTTCATTTTGAGGAACAGGATTAACCCAAACCTTTTTAGCACCTTTAAGTCTTGCCTGTTCTATAGCAAAACTCAAGGCCTTAGAGGCAATCCCTCTCCCCCGAGCCTTGGCAAACAGCTTAATATCAAGACTTGTAAGATTATCATGAACCGTATCGATGGAATACCAAGTTTCTCCGCAATAAACTTCCCCCTCAAAAATCGAATAATGCATAGATAGAGGACTGTTCTTTAGCACCCAATCATACCAACGGGCCATTTCTTCATCGGTTTGAACCAAACCGTCCGGAAATCCTACAAATTTCATAACATCACCATCAGCCCATAAGGCTTTAACCAATGGAAGGTCCTTTTTTTCGGTCGGCCTAATCAATATTTCCATATAACTACTATCCTCCTTCTATAAATAGAGATTTTATTTTTCAATCCTAGTCAAGTTTTTGACCCAGCGTTCTTTTTTTAGCTGGACTTCGGCAAGGACAGCTTTCATTATGCTGGTAAGTTTAGCAATTGCATACATAATGGGTGAAGACCAATCCGTAAAATAATATAACAAAAGCATGCAGGGCATAAATAAGAACATATTTACCGTAGTATCTACCCAGACTCCCATGACCGCATCCCCTCCGGATCGGGCTATCGCATATTGGGTGTTTTGAAAGGTCCATACAGGCATATAAAGAGCGATAAAGATTATAAGAAGCCTTGTAACCTCATGAGAAGCAGGACTTAAACTACGGAACACAATCGGAACCAGCATAATCGAAAAAAGCTCTAAAAGGGATGTTCCGAGACCGAGTACAAAAGCACCTCTTTTAATCCAACGGGCCTGCTCTCTTGCCTCCTCAAGCTTATTTCTTCCGAGGGTACCGCCTATTATAACGCCAACCGAAGTACCTATTGCCGGAAAAACCAAAAAGAATAGGTTGGCAATTGTCCAGCCCGCAGACATACCGGCTACAACTTCAGTGCCTCCCCTGCTGTTATAAACAGCCGTTGCCACTATCTCGCTCAGAACCCAAGACATATCGGCAACAAAGATGAGGGCAGACTTTTTTAAAATCTCATAAAAAAGGTGAAGCTTTATTTTAAGCATTTCTTTTATTTTTACATAGAAAAGAGGCTTAACTTTTTTTGCATAAAGAACAAAAATTATAAGCTCGGCACAGCGGGCAATTACCGTAGCATAGGCAGCTCCTGCTACCTCAAGCCTTGGGGCTCCCAGATTTCCGTATATGAGCATGTAGTTTCCGATAGTATTTATAAGGGTTGAAACAAGGGATATATACATGGGAACCTTTACATTTCCCGTTTCACGGAAAGAGGAAGCTATTCCTATCGAAAAGGCTGTGGGAATAAACGATAATAGAATAACATTACTGTAAATTACGGCCTGCTCTACTATTTCTTTTTTTGCAGTATTACCATTCACCAAGAGGCCTAAAA of the Treponema denticola ATCC 35405 genome contains:
- a CDS encoding leucine-rich repeat protein; this encodes MYKKPIEIFMMLFGMLVVLASCNEDGNTNTSKQVKNAKPWPSDYFQYELTGDGTGVVITGFRQEAYEKKANSQDKMFYMPKSNVLYFPAEIENLPVKGICFTQERMSRLANENGDGDEIPWDLVIIPDTVEFVTSTYNVNKVKICAKKIVPGKKAVYGYGNEKGLSSKKPYPNNPDYEFFFLEEFIVPDTVKQKLGAYYAFNGTTVIIPDRIEELKDFSSDTLKSITFPKNLKKIKGHYGEGFSYCRNLTEIIIPDEIKQIEFDWCSFKGTHLTLKTQAKLKELGYTGSF
- a CDS encoding aminotransferase class V-fold PLP-dependent enzyme — encoded protein: MKKRIFLDNAAGAFPKTPGLDQALAMALNMGTGNINRSTYTETEEAGLAVIETRELLCKLFNFQPATHVIFTSGVTASLNYIIKGFLKSGDRVLTSSFEHNAVMRPLVQMEKIGVKIDRVPAILKNGGTFVDTSLIESMIRPETRLAVFSHASNVTGFIQPIEEIASILKKHNIPLVIDGAQSAGHIPVDLTQLNPAAFCFTGHKGLLGPQGTGGILFDKDFAKEVEPLITGGTGSASDSEETPSFMPDKFEAGTQNIIGIAGLHHSLKWLDAFGIQNIHKREQKLLKLFLDGIKGLPIKIAGGESAENRVGIVSIDFSEFMDNAEAGASLEEKYGILTRCGLHCSPSAHKSIGTFPQGTVRFSTGPFTIEEEIETAIRAIKELCPRA
- the selD gene encoding selenide, water dikinase SelD yields the protein MSCSLINEDFDLLKAAKNPGUGAKLSAGALDKLLKNFSVRNDDNLLVGFNTSDDAAVYKINDKTALISTIDFFPPVSGDPYIFGQVAAANSLSDIYAMGGEPKLALNLFCITKDMPEDMIKEILRGGFDKVYEAGAIVCGGHTIYDDSPKYGLAVNGFVHPKKILENSTAKEGDVLILTKPIGTGILLTASKADMSPPEELDRCYKIMAFLNAKARNIMVKYKINACTDITGFGLLGHLYEMGKGSGMSIEVDYKSVPIYKSVIESAEMGMMPAGVYSNRNFVGDNIVFENVPLAYQDLMFDPQTSGGLLISVDKEDAAALYEELSQALENTPCGKPAIIGLVTKRDEKILRVS
- a CDS encoding FMN-binding protein, producing MSKKIKAIGFFVTAILVFAFACEPEMLYGTAKVAGSTPAGTNYEYGYSVCIDVTVDDQGKIIKVSDDEKNTEASIAADVIGAAASNKAYWKKYLSGKGFEKYKNLTIEDVKKMNVGFPGAPGVDAVGGATAASLAVKNAVLQALVLDASLKELVNYKNPDNYKKGEQKKLEKIVKEGRTHLETLETYEEIEKALAELKQKLDALKTK
- a CDS encoding DUF3343 domain-containing protein, with amino-acid sequence MKEYLITFHTHYDSLVCMRAVNKTDNAKTGELTAKLVPVPRSVSSSCGTALKLIFKEGLAFDKDYFSQFDYDAFYYLSEDGKYVEV
- a CDS encoding sulfurtransferase TusA family protein — its product is MSDIIVDARGLACPEPVVLTKKALAVNSAFVVLVDNETSKENIKRFCDNAKAKTKIEPSDDGWKIAVSK
- the yedE gene encoding YedE family putative selenium transporter, with the protein product MKKHLMVIVTGAVIGIAALVLVRFGNPGNMGFCIACFLRDIAGALKLHNAGVVQYMRPEVIGLIIGAFVLAFVKKEFKPRGGSAAFTRFTLGFFVMIGALVFLGCPLRMFLRLGAGDLNAVFGLVGFIAGIVIGIFFLNKNFSLSRAHNQSKQEGVIPIIFMIIFFVLLVAFPSALAFSEKGPGSMKAPIFLALAIGLVVGGLAQRSRMCTVGGIRDAIMLKDFHLLWGSLTILVTVVVGSLILGKFNLGFAGQPVAHTDGLWNALGMVLVGWASVLLGGCPLRQLILTGEGNSDSAITVVGLIAGAAFAHNFGLASSGKGPTSAGMIAVVVGLILTAFVSIYYSLKNK
- a CDS encoding hexokinase family protein, which produces MKEIDDFFKRNNFDYKIDIEYAASILLEDMKKGLESEAESVSSMDMIPLWKNLPTDIPKDKKVIIIDAGGTNFRAGIVYFDKKGVPEILSFFKHPMPALDREMTNEEFFDSIAEYLEPLKDESDMISFCFSYAIKIFPDGGGQAIKLSKEIKLPYIGDCKINEGLFQALSRKGWKKIKKIIMVNDTAAVLQSGIFSETDDQGFDSHIGFVLGTGLNSAYIEYGKIEKLKTTEFYDKPQIIVCESGKSNKIPQSKFDKILSENSNLKNEYFLERMCSGRYLGELCSIALRAGSAEGIFSPRVNKMLLNSCDFSTEEISLFLKEQNHDKNIFSGIIEAHSVSEDYVKIYSICKCFFERAGRLSAAVIAAACIKTGKGKSPDKPICISADGSMFLKGFLIKERIFKSLHTCLTEKRGIYFVLKTNDEAVTLGTALAAFLN